One window of Mangrovibacterium diazotrophicum genomic DNA carries:
- a CDS encoding glycoside hydrolase family 2 protein — MKFFTTQKLLSVLFLLNTCLFGASNKALAQSERQTYNFNPGWKLFVGDAEGAEKSDFDDSKWKTVTLPYAWNEDEAFKKDIQDLSTGIAWYRKSFVLPENRSKGKVFLEFEGVRHGGEFYLNGTLVGLHENGVMAVGLDISDLVKPYPQENVLAVRTDNAWDYRERFYNQRYQWNDKNFNANYGGIPKNVYLHTTGSVYQTLPLYSTLGTTGVYVYATDYNIREKSAVIHVESQLKNESTTAVVAGLQISVEDLNGKEVASFKGISRMISPNGLQTLSAADSIVNLEFWSWGYGYLYTVKSQVVIDGKVVDEVPVRTGFRKTEFRDGMVYLNDRVIMMKGYAQRTSNEWPAVGMSVPAWLSDYSNKLMIESNGNFVRWMHVTPWKQDVESCDRVGLIQAMPAGDAEKDVTGRRWEQRCELMRDAIVYNRNNPSILFYEGGNENISEEHMAELKNIRNTYDPHGGRAIGSREMLDSKEAEYGGEMLYINKSAGKPLFATEYSRDEGLRKYWDEFTPPYHKNGEGGTFAHNVSGSKVKDATPYNHNQDSHAMEDIVRWYDYWEQRPGTGTRVSSGGANIIFSDTNTHYRGAENYRRSGEVDPMRIPKDNFYAHQVMWNGWVDPAENLSHIIGHWNYEPGIVKPVYVVSAADKVELFVNGQSKGFGGRSYHFLFAFPDIKWEAGEIKAVSYNSAGEVVAEDAIQTAGEPYAIKLSAMQSPDGFKADGADLALIQFEVVDKGGQRCPTALNEISFDLSGEGEWLGGIAQGPENCIGATKLPVECGVNRVLIRSTTKAGKIKVKASAVGLKGADIQFETSPVEVVDGLRADLVAAGLPSNLEKGPTPLTPSYEVSRITLSIVSVTAGANIDKAVLSYDDNEMSEWTNDGRLSTGWITYELAEATRVDEISLKLTGWRTRSYPIDILVDNKKVWSGETDRSLGYITIPVVPTFGKTVTIKLTGSGVEEDAFQNMIELSGNKELDGFRDPEGLKTEGQLRIVEAEILQRVE; from the coding sequence ATGAAGTTTTTTACTACTCAAAAACTGCTGTCCGTCCTATTTTTATTGAATACCTGTTTATTCGGAGCTTCAAATAAGGCTCTGGCACAATCCGAAAGACAAACTTACAATTTCAACCCTGGTTGGAAGCTCTTTGTCGGAGATGCCGAGGGAGCTGAAAAATCCGATTTTGACGATTCAAAATGGAAAACGGTGACACTACCTTATGCCTGGAACGAAGATGAGGCGTTTAAAAAGGATATCCAGGATCTTTCGACCGGTATTGCCTGGTACCGAAAATCATTCGTGTTGCCCGAAAATCGTTCAAAAGGAAAAGTGTTTCTCGAATTTGAAGGAGTTCGTCATGGAGGAGAATTCTACCTTAACGGGACTTTGGTTGGATTGCACGAAAACGGTGTAATGGCTGTTGGGCTGGATATTTCAGATTTAGTCAAACCATATCCGCAAGAAAATGTCTTGGCCGTTCGAACGGACAATGCCTGGGATTACCGAGAACGTTTTTACAACCAGCGCTACCAGTGGAACGACAAGAATTTCAATGCCAACTACGGTGGCATCCCCAAGAATGTTTATCTGCACACAACCGGCAGTGTTTATCAAACTCTACCTCTGTACTCGACATTGGGAACAACCGGCGTTTATGTGTATGCAACTGACTACAATATTCGGGAAAAATCGGCCGTCATCCATGTGGAGTCGCAATTGAAAAATGAAAGCACAACAGCTGTTGTCGCCGGGTTACAAATTTCTGTGGAGGATTTGAATGGCAAAGAAGTCGCCAGCTTCAAAGGAATTTCTCGCATGATTTCGCCAAATGGTTTACAAACGCTCAGTGCGGCGGACAGTATTGTTAATCTGGAGTTTTGGAGCTGGGGTTATGGTTATCTCTATACAGTGAAATCTCAAGTGGTGATCGACGGCAAAGTTGTCGATGAAGTTCCTGTTCGGACGGGTTTCCGGAAAACTGAATTTAGAGATGGCATGGTTTACCTGAATGATCGGGTGATCATGATGAAAGGCTATGCGCAACGTACCAGCAACGAATGGCCAGCCGTGGGCATGTCGGTGCCAGCCTGGTTGAGCGATTACAGCAATAAGCTGATGATTGAATCCAACGGCAATTTTGTGCGCTGGATGCACGTGACGCCCTGGAAGCAGGATGTGGAGTCGTGCGACCGGGTGGGGCTGATCCAGGCAATGCCCGCCGGCGATGCGGAGAAAGATGTGACTGGCCGTCGTTGGGAGCAACGTTGCGAACTCATGCGGGACGCTATTGTTTATAACCGCAATAATCCGAGTATCCTTTTTTATGAAGGAGGGAACGAGAATATCAGCGAGGAGCACATGGCAGAGCTGAAAAATATTCGGAATACTTACGATCCGCATGGCGGGCGTGCTATTGGCAGCCGCGAGATGCTCGATAGCAAAGAAGCCGAATATGGCGGCGAGATGCTATACATTAATAAAAGTGCAGGAAAGCCTTTGTTTGCCACGGAATATTCGCGCGATGAAGGGTTACGTAAATATTGGGACGAATTTACACCGCCATATCATAAAAACGGAGAGGGCGGAACTTTTGCCCATAATGTGAGTGGTAGTAAGGTGAAAGATGCTACGCCCTACAATCACAACCAGGATTCGCATGCTATGGAGGATATTGTTCGCTGGTACGACTATTGGGAGCAACGCCCAGGTACCGGAACGCGTGTGAGCAGTGGTGGTGCCAATATCATTTTCTCGGATACCAATACCCATTATCGCGGGGCCGAGAACTATCGCAGAAGTGGTGAGGTTGACCCGATGCGCATCCCCAAAGATAATTTCTACGCTCACCAGGTGATGTGGAACGGTTGGGTTGATCCGGCAGAAAACTTGTCGCACATCATCGGGCATTGGAACTACGAGCCGGGAATCGTGAAACCGGTTTATGTGGTTTCGGCCGCTGACAAGGTCGAATTGTTTGTAAATGGTCAATCGAAAGGTTTTGGTGGTCGCTCGTATCATTTCCTGTTTGCCTTTCCGGATATCAAATGGGAGGCTGGCGAGATCAAAGCAGTTTCCTATAACTCCGCCGGCGAGGTGGTTGCGGAGGATGCTATTCAAACGGCTGGCGAACCTTATGCGATTAAACTATCGGCAATGCAGTCGCCGGATGGCTTTAAAGCTGATGGTGCCGACCTGGCGCTGATTCAGTTTGAAGTAGTTGATAAAGGCGGACAGCGTTGCCCGACGGCTCTGAATGAAATCAGTTTTGACTTGTCGGGTGAAGGCGAGTGGCTGGGCGGTATTGCGCAGGGACCGGAAAACTGTATTGGAGCAACGAAGCTGCCGGTGGAATGTGGCGTAAACCGTGTTTTAATTCGGTCGACTACAAAAGCTGGCAAGATAAAAGTGAAAGCTTCGGCTGTTGGCTTAAAAGGTGCCGACATTCAATTTGAAACTTCGCCGGTAGAGGTGGTCGATGGTTTGCGCGCTGACTTGGTTGCTGCCGGCTTGCCTTCAAATCTGGAGAAAGGTCCGACGCCATTGACGCCGTCTTATGAAGTAAGCCGAATAACGCTCTCTATTGTTTCCGTAACGGCCGGTGCGAACATAGACAAAGCTGTTTTGAGCTACGATGACAACGAAATGAGCGAGTGGACCAACGACGGACGCTTGTCTACCGGATGGATTACCTACGAGCTCGCAGAAGCGACTCGGGTTGATGAGATTTCGTTGAAGCTCACCGGCTGGCGAACGCGCTCGTACCCAATCGATATTTTGGTCGACAACAAAAAGGTGTGGTCAGGCGAAACGGACCGTAGTCTGGGGTATATTACCATCCCCGTTGTACCGACATTTGGCAAAACAGTAACCATCAAGTTGACGGGCTCGGGTGTTGAAGAAGATGCCTTTCAAAATATGATCGAATTGAGCGGCAACAAAGAACTCGATGGATTTAGAGATCCGGAAGGACTAAAGACCGAAGGACAACTTCGGATTGTGGAAGCGGAGATTCTGCAACGAGTTGAGTAA
- a CDS encoding biotin/lipoyl-containing protein: MSRKLLIRDLTLRDGQQSLFATRLRQEQIDRVLPFYKSANFYAMEVWGGAVPDSVMRYLNENPWTRLQTIKKAVGDVSKLTALSRGRNLFGYTPYTDEIIDGFSRNAIESGLGIMRIFDALNDINNVKSTIKYVKQHGGIADCAVCYTIDPEPEKKEEPVVEQPKKGLFGKLFGKKEEAPAPAAEPAFKPVFTDEYFLNKAMDLEKLGADMITIKDMSGLIPPKRVAKLISEFKKNLQIPVDFHTHCTPGYGLAAVLAAIMNGVDIVDTNIWNFAGGPAAPAIELIYIFCKKLGVDLDVNMEAVAEINKELFNIRKELADIDASKQFPNPFNPLTDTLPTEIDALFDKAIEECKKGNEETLLAACHAIEAYFNFPKPNKLVQTAQVPGGMYTNMVAQLKALKSEDILEDAMKLIPQVRIDAGLPPLVTPTSQIVGAQAVNCAMCIKNGKPMYSNVSNQFKSLVKGEYGTTPIPVNPDFREQICGHRDERPFDTSTYQMQPNPTLDQFGGVKLAENEEEVLLLELFPMVAKDYLMGVKKAAWEAKKATEPKVAKAAEAPKAEAKKIVGETIVTPLPGRLLNYLVAPGDKVKIGQPVAIVEAMKMENTITSTHEGYVNNLVAGLGETLPAEAVIMDIVAEAIATAAPEKPKAAAKVNVPTTGITVPMPGKILDIQVNPGDSVKPGQVVVVLEAMKMENSITAEIGGTVNQIFVEVGETVSADTKVLDLVEA, translated from the coding sequence ATGTCAAGAAAACTTTTGATAAGAGATTTGACTCTGAGAGATGGCCAGCAATCTTTGTTTGCCACACGTCTGCGCCAAGAGCAGATTGACAGAGTTCTCCCATTTTACAAGTCAGCTAACTTTTACGCCATGGAGGTTTGGGGTGGCGCCGTGCCGGATTCGGTGATGCGCTATCTGAACGAGAATCCATGGACGAGGTTACAAACCATTAAAAAAGCCGTTGGCGATGTCAGTAAACTGACTGCCCTGTCTCGCGGTCGTAACCTGTTTGGTTACACTCCTTACACCGACGAGATCATCGACGGATTCTCCCGCAATGCGATCGAATCAGGCTTGGGTATCATGCGTATTTTCGATGCGCTGAACGACATCAACAACGTTAAGTCGACCATCAAGTATGTGAAACAACACGGCGGTATTGCCGACTGTGCTGTTTGCTACACCATTGACCCGGAACCGGAGAAAAAAGAAGAGCCAGTTGTTGAGCAACCTAAAAAAGGCCTTTTCGGAAAATTATTCGGTAAAAAAGAAGAAGCTCCTGCTCCTGCAGCAGAACCGGCATTCAAGCCAGTTTTTACTGATGAGTATTTCCTGAATAAGGCCATGGATTTGGAAAAACTGGGTGCCGATATGATCACCATTAAAGACATGAGTGGTCTGATCCCGCCAAAACGCGTTGCCAAATTGATTTCGGAGTTCAAGAAAAATCTGCAAATTCCGGTTGATTTCCACACACACTGTACGCCTGGATATGGTTTGGCTGCCGTATTGGCTGCGATCATGAATGGTGTTGACATTGTGGACACCAACATTTGGAACTTTGCCGGCGGACCTGCAGCTCCTGCTATCGAGTTGATTTACATTTTCTGTAAGAAACTCGGTGTTGACTTGGATGTGAACATGGAAGCTGTTGCAGAGATCAACAAAGAACTTTTCAACATTCGTAAAGAATTGGCTGACATCGACGCCAGCAAACAATTCCCGAATCCATTCAATCCTCTTACAGATACATTGCCAACTGAGATTGACGCTCTGTTTGACAAAGCAATTGAAGAGTGCAAAAAAGGAAACGAAGAAACTTTGTTGGCTGCTTGTCACGCCATCGAAGCTTACTTCAACTTCCCAAAACCAAATAAACTGGTTCAAACAGCCCAGGTGCCTGGTGGTATGTACACCAACATGGTTGCCCAATTGAAAGCGTTGAAATCGGAAGACATCCTGGAAGATGCGATGAAACTGATTCCGCAGGTACGTATTGATGCCGGTTTGCCTCCGTTGGTTACTCCAACCAGCCAGATTGTTGGTGCACAAGCGGTAAACTGCGCAATGTGTATCAAGAATGGCAAACCAATGTATTCAAACGTTTCGAACCAGTTCAAGAGCCTGGTGAAAGGTGAATACGGAACCACTCCAATACCGGTAAATCCGGACTTCCGCGAACAAATTTGCGGACACCGCGACGAACGTCCTTTCGATACTTCAACATACCAAATGCAACCAAACCCAACTTTGGACCAGTTTGGAGGCGTTAAATTGGCTGAAAATGAAGAAGAAGTATTGTTGCTTGAATTGTTCCCGATGGTGGCTAAAGATTACCTGATGGGCGTGAAAAAAGCAGCTTGGGAAGCGAAAAAAGCAACTGAACCGAAGGTTGCAAAAGCTGCTGAAGCACCAAAAGCCGAAGCGAAGAAAATCGTTGGTGAGACCATCGTTACGCCACTTCCGGGCCGTCTGCTGAATTACCTGGTTGCTCCGGGCGACAAAGTAAAAATCGGCCAGCCGGTAGCCATTGTTGAAGCGATGAAAATGGAAAACACCATTACATCAACTCACGAAGGCTATGTAAATAATTTGGTTGCCGGTTTAGGTGAAACCCTGCCTGCAGAAGCCGTAATCATGGACATTGTTGCGGAAGCGATTGCAACAGCTGCTCCTGAAAAACCGAAAGCTGCCGCTAAAGTGAATGTACCAACAACAGGAATTACTGTTCCGATGCCAGGTAAAATTCTGGACATCCAGGTAAATCCGGGTGACTCTGTAAAACCAGGCCAAGTTGTTGTTGTGCTGGAAGCCATGAAAATGGAAAACAGCATCACAGCTGAAATTGGTGGTACAGTAAATCAAATTTTTGTTGAAGTAGGCGAAACCGTTTCTGCCGATACAAAAGTTCTGGATTTAGTTGAAGCATAG
- a CDS encoding copper homeostasis protein CutC has protein sequence MSSKILVREACVETVAECVLAERRGANRLELCSDLANDGLTPSEELLDAVMAQVDIQIKAMVRPCAGGFLYTKDEIKQMEEEIAFFKSKGVYGVVFGVTTADNNLDIPVIKRLAELAKPMNVCVHKAIDSVNDTWADFQRLYHEVPEVDAVLTSGGEPTAKDGAALLRKMTELGGEKLKVVVAGKVTNDNIDELFELIGSPEYHGKKIVGPLV, from the coding sequence ATGAGTTCTAAAATTTTGGTGCGCGAGGCTTGCGTTGAAACGGTAGCCGAATGCGTATTGGCAGAGAGAAGGGGAGCGAACCGCCTGGAATTATGCTCTGATTTGGCAAATGATGGCCTGACACCGTCGGAGGAGCTGTTGGACGCAGTGATGGCCCAGGTCGATATTCAGATAAAAGCAATGGTGCGCCCGTGTGCAGGTGGTTTTCTTTACACAAAAGACGAGATCAAGCAGATGGAAGAGGAGATTGCCTTTTTCAAGTCGAAAGGCGTTTATGGCGTTGTTTTCGGTGTTACAACGGCCGATAATAATCTGGATATTCCAGTGATCAAACGTCTGGCAGAATTGGCAAAACCAATGAATGTTTGTGTCCATAAAGCGATCGACAGTGTAAATGATACCTGGGCTGATTTCCAGCGCTTGTACCATGAGGTGCCCGAAGTGGATGCTGTTCTGACATCAGGTGGTGAACCAACTGCGAAAGATGGTGCGGCCCTGTTGCGAAAAATGACTGAGCTTGGAGGCGAAAAGCTGAAAGTGGTCGTGGCCGGTAAAGTGACCAACGACAATATCGACGAACTGTTCGAATTGATTGGTTCACCTGAGTACCACGGTAAAAAGATTGTTGGTCCATTGGTTTAA